The genomic DNA GCCCGGCGTGGGGAGCGGTGGCGGTACCGCGCTCACGAGCGTGGCGGCTGGGCGTGCTGGCGCTGTGCCTGGTCGGCCAGTGGGTGTGGATCTATCACGTGTATGCCCTCGGCAGCACGTTCTGGCAGGTGCCCTGACGACGCCGGGGAGCGGATTGTGTCCCGTGACGTCCACGGCGCGGTCGCACCCGATAAACTCGTCCCATACCACCGGAGGAAAGGGAGCCACGATGGCAGCGATGAAGCCGAGGACCGGAGACGGACCCATGGAGGCCGTGAAAGAGGGACGACTCATCATCGTGCGTGTTCCGCTCGAAGGAGGAGGCCGCCTGGTCGTCTCCGTGAACGACGCCGAGGCCAAGGAGCTTCACGACGTGCTCGGTGCCGTCGTGGCCCCGGCCTGATCGTACCTGGTCCGCTGCAGCGCGACGCGAAGAGGGCGAGGGATCCGCGGATCCCTCGCCCTCTTCGCGTCGGCGGACCCGGTCAGGCCCGGTCGTCGAGGCGGATCAGCTGCAGCAGGCCCTCGCCCGCGGGCGAGACCGTGGCCAGCACCGCCGAGGATTCCTGCGTCTCCTGGACGAGCGATCGGTAGGCGGAGGTGACGTCGTCGCGCTGGACAGGGTCGGCCACCCGGCCCCCGGCGAGGATGCGCGGCACGAGCACCAGGCCGCCGGTGCGGGCGAGGCGGAGACCGTGCGAGACGTACTCGATGACGTTCTCGGGGTCGGCGTCGACGAGGACGATGTCGTACGACGCCTCGTTCATGCGGGGGAGCACGTCGATCGCGCGGCCGGCGATGAACCGCGCGCGGGTGGCGGGCACCTTCGCGTCCGCGAACGCCTGACGGGCGGCGGCGAGGTGCTCGGGCTCGTTGTCGATCGAGGTCAGCACCGCGTTCGGGGCCCCGCGCAGCAGCCAGAGTCCGGAGACGCCGGCGCCGGTGCCGATCTCGACGATGGAGCGCGCCGTTCCGGCGGCGGCGAGCACGGCGATCTGCGAGCCGACGACCGCGCTGATCGGGGCCGCTCCCAGCTCCACGGCGTGGGCGCGAGCGCGGGCGATGGTCTCCGGCTCGACGATGGACTCGCGAAGGAAGCGCGCGTTGGCGTCGTGCTCGCTCATGACCTGCCTCTCCCTGCGTGCATGGCTGATGTGTCCAGGGTATTCGCTCACCGCGCGCAGAGCCCGCAGGCGCGGCGGTAGCCTGGTCACATGACGTTCGGCCTCACCTTCGAGAAGCTGCTGCTCATCGGCCTGATCGCGGTGCTGATCATCGGCCCCGAGCGTCTGCCGCGTGCCGCGGAGGCCTTCGCGAGCATCGTGCGCAGGGCCGGCGAGTACATCCGCGACACGAAGTCCCGTGTGCGCGAGGAGATGGGACCGGAACTCGACGATGTGGACTGGCGCAAGCTCGACCCGCGGCAGTACGACCCCCGGCGCATCATCCGCGACGCGCTCCTCGAGGAGCCGGAGCCTGCGACCCCCGCGCAGGCGACGGCGACGATCGCCGAGCCGGTGGCCCCGCGCACCGCGCCGCCGACCTTCAGCGCGGAGGACCGCCCGCCGTTCGACAGCGAGGCGACCTGAGCCGTCCGGTCAGGAGATCCGCGTCCGCAGGGTCGCCAGCTCCTCGTCGCTGAAGAGCGAGCGCGGGATGGCGGTGGCGACGGAGGCGTCGCGCACCTTGAAGATCACGGCGTCCCGTCCGACGCGGAGACTCTGGAACGTGGCGTAGGGGATCTCGGAACGACGACGATCGCTTCCCAGCTGCAGCCGATCCTCTTCGAGTGCGACCCACACGACGCTCTCCACCGGCATCGCGGCCCGCACGGCGCGCCGGGCGCTCGAGGTGGTCAGGAGCACCGCGTAGGCGCCCAGTCCCACCGTGACCACGGGCATCCAGGCGACGATCGCGCTGACCTCGGCTCCCGTGGAGAGGAGGTCGTTGAGGGTGAAGACGGAGAGGACGAGTCCCGCCGCCAGCGCGACCCACATCACGATCGCGACGGGACGGGTGAGCGCGTAGACGGCCGCGTCGCGCGCCATCCTCCGCAGCAGTCCCTCATCCACGGTCACGGAGCGGTGCGGCATCCGTCCATCCTCCCACGCGTGCTCATCCGATCGACATGGGCAGCGAGCGGCCGGACAGGCCCCGGCCCCGTCGGGCGAGGGCGGCGGCCATCGTGCGGATCGCCTGCGCGGCGGCGTCGTCCGGCGCCGAGGTGACGACCGGGACGCCCTCGTCGCCGCCCTGGCGGAGCGCCGGGCTGAGCGGGATGGAGGCGAGCAGGGGGACCGGCGCGTCGGGCGCGGACAGGGCCTCCGCGACCGCCGCTCCGCCGCCCGCACCGAACAGGTCGATGACGGTGCCGTCGGGGAGGGTGTACGCGGACATGTTCTCGATCACGCCGATCACCCGCTGACCGGTCTGACGGGCGACGAGTCCGCTGCGGATGGCCACGTCGGAGGCCGCCGCCTGCGGCGTGGTGACCACGAGCACCTCGGCGTGGGGGAGGAGCTGCCCGATCGAGATGGCGATGTCCCCGGTGCCGGGCGGCATGTCGATGAGCAGGACGTCGAGATCGCCGAAGAAGACGTCGGTGAGGAACTGCGAGACCGTGCGGTGCAGCATCGGTCCGCGCCAGGCCACGACGGACTCCCCGTCGCGCAGGAACATCCCGATCGAGATGGTCTTCACCCCGTGGGCCACC from Microbacterium paraoxydans includes the following:
- a CDS encoding DUF3117 domain-containing protein, with the translated sequence MAAMKPRTGDGPMEAVKEGRLIIVRVPLEGGGRLVVSVNDAEAKELHDVLGAVVAPA
- a CDS encoding O-methyltransferase, whose amino-acid sequence is MSEHDANARFLRESIVEPETIARARAHAVELGAAPISAVVGSQIAVLAAAGTARSIVEIGTGAGVSGLWLLRGAPNAVLTSIDNEPEHLAAARQAFADAKVPATRARFIAGRAIDVLPRMNEASYDIVLVDADPENVIEYVSHGLRLARTGGLVLVPRILAGGRVADPVQRDDVTSAYRSLVQETQESSAVLATVSPAGEGLLQLIRLDDRA
- a CDS encoding twin-arginine translocase TatA/TatE family subunit; translation: MTFGLTFEKLLLIGLIAVLIIGPERLPRAAEAFASIVRRAGEYIRDTKSRVREEMGPELDDVDWRKLDPRQYDPRRIIRDALLEEPEPATPAQATATIAEPVAPRTAPPTFSAEDRPPFDSEAT
- a CDS encoding YcxB family protein produces the protein MPHRSVTVDEGLLRRMARDAAVYALTRPVAIVMWVALAAGLVLSVFTLNDLLSTGAEVSAIVAWMPVVTVGLGAYAVLLTTSSARRAVRAAMPVESVVWVALEEDRLQLGSDRRRSEIPYATFQSLRVGRDAVIFKVRDASVATAIPRSLFSDEELATLRTRIS
- a CDS encoding Mrp/NBP35 family ATP-binding protein, whose product is MTAAESVRAAVAAVTDPELRRPIGDLDMVRDITVEDGVAHVGIVLTIVGCPAADRIERDVRGAAATVPGVTGVEVEVGVMTPAERKALTERLRAGRPARHMPFGPDSLTRVILVSSGKGGVGKSTVTANLAVALADQGLAVGLVDADVHGFSIPGLLGIPAGTQPTRIDDLMLPPVAHGVKTISIGMFLRDGESVVAWRGPMLHRTVSQFLTDVFFGDLDVLLIDMPPGTGDIAISIGQLLPHAEVLVVTTPQAAASDVAIRSGLVARQTGQRVIGVIENMSAYTLPDGTVIDLFGAGGGAAVAEALSAPDAPVPLLASIPLSPALRQGGDEGVPVVTSAPDDAAAQAIRTMAAALARRGRGLSGRSLPMSIG